The genomic segment AGTACGACACCGCGAAGGTCAATCTCACGATACAGGGCAGGAACGACGGTCCGGCAGCGGTCAGCGACGCGGCGACTACGAACGGGGGCACGCCGCTGACCATCGCCGCAGCCGACCTTCTGGCCAACGATACCGACATCGACCTCCTCGACGTCCTGACGGTCACAGCAGTGGCTGCCAACCGCCGACACTCATGGAACGGTCATCCTGGAGAATGGGCGGATCACATACACGTCCGAGACCGGATACAGCGGACCAGCCTCTTTCAGTTACACGATCTCGGACGGCAAGGGCGGCACCGCAACGGCCACCGTGAACGTGGACGTGGTTCCGGCCGGGGGCGAGAACACCGCGCCGGATACGACCGCGACGACAGCCTCGACCAATGAAGGTACGGCTGTTGCCATCCTCCTGTCCGGCGCCGACACCGACGGGACGGTAGCCTCCTTTGCGATCACCACGGCCCCGAGCGGCGGAGAACTGTTCCTTGATCAGGCCGGAACCCAGCCCGTGAACCCGGCCAACATCCCGGCAGGCGCAGGCAACTCGGCGACGGTCTGGTTCCTTCCCGGTCCCACCTTCAACGGGACGGCGACGCTCGCGTATGCATCCGTGGACAACGACGGGTCACAGGACCAGTCGCCGGCGACCGTCTCCATAGAGGTCACGCCCGTGGACGACGACGCGCCGCTTATCACGTCGAACGGCGGCGGGAATACGGCGGCCGTCACCTTGAACGAGAACAGCCTCGTGGTGACCACGATCACCGTCACCGACCCGGACGAACCGGACACCGCCGCGCCGTCCATCGCATCGATCGGGGTGTTGGCCGTACAGGTCACGTACTCGCTCGAAGGCCCCGACGCGGCCCTGTTCTCCATCTCAGACAGCGGCGAACTTGCGTTCCTCGCCGCGCCCGACTTCGAGAACCCGACTGATGCTGGCCAGGACAACGTCTACGAGGTCACGGTCAGGGTCACCGACCGCACCGGAAGGACGGACACGCAGGACATCGCGGTCACGATCTCGAACCAGCCCGGCACGTCCCTAACCGGAGATCCCAGCGGCGTTCCGACCATGGACACACTCACCGGGACGGGCGAGGAGGACAACATCAGCGGCCTGTTGATGGGCGACACGCTCAGCGGCCTGGGCGGAAATGACTTCATCGCTGGCGGTAACGGTTTCGACCTGCTCGACGGCGGCGACGGCAACGACGTCCTGATCGGTGGTGCGGGCTTCGATACTCTCCTTGGCGGCGCGGGCAACGACGAGCTCAGCGGCGGCGACGGCGAGGACAGGCTCGAGGGCGGGGACGGCGACGACCAGATGCTCGGAGGCAACGGCGTCGACACCTTCATCGGCGGGCGGGGCGAGGACGAGATGGTGGGTGGAGCGGGCCAGGACTGGCTCGACTACGGTGCCGAGGAGTTGATCCCGCGGTTGGCCGGCGAGACCGCACAGGGCGTCAGCGTCAATCAATTGGCGATCGACGACGGCACCGATTCGCTCCCCCATGACTGCGCCGTCGATACCTTCGGCAACACCGATCACATTGCCGAAATCCGCAATATCAACGGCACCTCATTGAACGATTGGATCCGGGGCGGCGGGCAGGCCAACACCCTTCTAGGCAATGCCGGCGACGACATCCTGAGGGGACGAGGCGAGAACGACACCCTGGACGGCGGGGCAGGGAACGACACCGCTGAGTATCGGGGCAACCTTTCCGACTACCTAATCACGCAGAATGTCGACGGTTCCCTGACCATTCAGGACCTGCGACCGGGTGACAACCTGACGACCGACGGCACCGACACGGTTCGCAACATGGAGAGGTTCCAGTTCGCGGACGGCACCCGCAGCCTCGACGACATCCTGTCTCCCAAGGCTGACGGCTTCGATTTCACCGTGAGCGTCGTCGACCCGAACGGACTTGCGGCCACCCAGCAAGACGCGATCATCAGCAACATGAGCGCGGCGGTCGAGCATTGGTCCCGATATATCTCCGGCGACGGAACCATCGACATCGAGATCGTCATCACGGAGGAGGCTGGCACCGCATCGGCGGCAAGCGTGACGAACACCCAGATCGGCGACTTCAACGGCAATGTCCTTGTCAGGGACAGCGTTCCACACGAACTCATCACCGGAGTCGACCTCAACGGAGCAGAAGCCGATGCCCGCGTCTCGCTTCCCGTAAACTACCTGCTCAATGAACTCTGGCTCGATCCGACTCCGACCGACAGCACCGAACCGGTGCCCACCGACAAGACGGATGCCTTGAGCGTGTTCATGCATGAATTCGGCCATGCACTGGGCATGACCGGGTTCGGGGAGGCGAACGGCACGTTGAACAGGGGGATCGCATCCGTCTACGACAGCCTCATCACCTTCCAAGGCGGCAACCCATTCTTCAACGGGCCGACTACGGTCGAGGTCTTCGGCAGGCCGCTGCCGCTCTCAAACCCTCTACAGGGAGACCTGAACAACTACGCCCATTACGGGCACGAGACCTCGGACGGGCTCGACGACAACCTGATGGAGGGAAACACGTTCTACATGCGGGGCTTCCGCTACGACATCAAGCAGGTCGACCTAGCCATCATGAAGGACATGGGACTCAACGTCGGGGATGCGTGGCTGATTGCCTAGAGCGCTCATCACCCAGTCGTTGATGAGGCCAAGCTTCTGGCTGGGCCTCATCATTGTCCATTACGTTCCGGTTCCAGGCGGGCATCAAAATGCCGCTGATTCAGGTCATGTTTGAGCGAAGGAACCGAAGGGACGGGCTAGGGCCATGCCCGATGTTGGTATGACAATACAAGTCGCTCACGACAGGACGGCAACAGCAATAGAGATTGCGCCTCTGGGGCAATCAACACAGCGGCTCCTACTCAGGCTTGATGAGCTTGATACGCTGATTAGCGAACTTGGCAATGCAAGAAGCAAGATGGTTGAGGGGCATTCACCGCCTGACTTCGAGAAAGAGGAAGTCATCATCAGCACGGTTGCCAATGCAAAGTGGTATATCCGAGCGTCTCCGCCGACAGGAATTCTGGTGGCGTTCTATCACCCAAAGTTTGGACCAGTAGGTTTCACCCTTCCGGGGGACAAGATTGCCAGGATCGTGAGCTTCCTGACAGATCGGTTTATCCTTCAACCAACTCAATCAGCAGAACAGAATTAGCTGTTTGGTAGCAGAATGTTGTTGGGACCGGGTGCGTTGGGCGATTGAGGAATACGCCTGACGCTTCAATGACGTGCGGCGCCCATGGCGCTGACCACCACGCGACGGCAAAGGCTGCTGCGGGCACCGTCAACTTAACGCTTTTACTTGCTCTTGGCGGTGTT from the Microvirga ossetica genome contains:
- a CDS encoding calcium-binding protein; this translates as MNVDVVPAGGENTAPDTTATTASTNEGTAVAILLSGADTDGTVASFAITTAPSGGELFLDQAGTQPVNPANIPAGAGNSATVWFLPGPTFNGTATLAYASVDNDGSQDQSPATVSIEVTPVDDDAPLITSNGGGNTAAVTLNENSLVVTTITVTDPDEPDTAAPSIASIGVLAVQVTYSLEGPDAALFSISDSGELAFLAAPDFENPTDAGQDNVYEVTVRVTDRTGRTDTQDIAVTISNQPGTSLTGDPSGVPTMDTLTGTGEEDNISGLLMGDTLSGLGGNDFIAGGNGFDLLDGGDGNDVLIGGAGFDTLLGGAGNDELSGGDGEDRLEGGDGDDQMLGGNGVDTFIGGRGEDEMVGGAGQDWLDYGAEELIPRLAGETAQGVSVNQLAIDDGTDSLPHDCAVDTFGNTDHIAEIRNINGTSLNDWIRGGGQANTLLGNAGDDILRGRGENDTLDGGAGNDTAEYRGNLSDYLITQNVDGSLTIQDLRPGDNLTTDGTDTVRNMERFQFADGTRSLDDILSPKADGFDFTVSVVDPNGLAATQQDAIISNMSAAVEHWSRYISGDGTIDIEIVITEEAGTASAASVTNTQIGDFNGNVLVRDSVPHELITGVDLNGAEADARVSLPVNYLLNELWLDPTPTDSTEPVPTDKTDALSVFMHEFGHALGMTGFGEANGTLNRGIASVYDSLITFQGGNPFFNGPTTVEVFGRPLPLSNPLQGDLNNYAHYGHETSDGLDDNLMEGNTFYMRGFRYDIKQVDLAIMKDMGLNVGDAWLIA